A single genomic interval of Streptomyces graminofaciens harbors:
- the pcaG gene encoding protocatechuate 3,4-dioxygenase subunit alpha translates to MTKIDTSRPETVLPTPSHTVGPFYGHALPFPGGGDIAPVGHPDTIALQGYIRDGEGNPLPDAFVELWGADPDGNVPQVDGSMRRDPASGGFLGRNGVEFTGWGRVQTDANGHWSARTLRPGARGQSAPYLSVCVFARGLLVHLYTRIYLPGDEAALAADPLLKQVDPARRDTLIAQDGPLGTYRFDIRLQGEGETVFLEFQ, encoded by the coding sequence ATGACGAAGATCGACACGAGCCGTCCGGAGACCGTGCTCCCGACCCCGTCGCACACGGTCGGCCCCTTCTACGGCCACGCCCTGCCCTTCCCCGGCGGCGGCGACATCGCCCCCGTCGGCCACCCCGACACCATCGCCCTCCAGGGCTACATCCGCGACGGCGAGGGCAACCCGCTGCCGGACGCGTTCGTGGAGCTGTGGGGCGCCGACCCGGACGGCAATGTGCCGCAGGTCGACGGCTCGATGCGGCGCGACCCGGCGAGCGGCGGCTTCCTGGGGCGCAACGGCGTCGAGTTCACCGGCTGGGGGCGCGTCCAGACGGACGCCAACGGCCACTGGTCGGCGCGTACGCTGCGGCCGGGCGCCCGTGGGCAGAGCGCGCCCTACCTCAGCGTGTGCGTCTTCGCGCGCGGTCTCCTCGTGCACCTCTACACCCGGATCTACCTCCCGGGCGACGAGGCCGCGCTGGCCGCGGACCCGCTGCTGAAGCAGGTGGACCCGGCACGCCGCGACACACTGATCGCCCAGGACGGCCCGCTGGGCACCTACCGTTTCGACATCCGCCTTCAGGGCGAAGGCGAGACGGTCTTCCTGGAGTTCCAGTGA
- the pcaB gene encoding 3-carboxy-cis,cis-muconate cycloisomerase, whose protein sequence is MTPAESCAGLLAPGWTGSPAASATTDSAFLQALLDAEAALTRAQEALGLAPAGAGAAVTSAADAGAFDAHSLAERARGGGNPVIPLVADLTKAVGGAHGPYVHRGATSQDIMDTATMLVARRTLDLVLDDLGSTAAALARLAAEHRDTAMPGRTLTQQAVPTTFGLKAAGWRALVLDARDRVTAVRDGLPAQLGGAAGTLAAFTAYGAEDATVLPTAYARELGLAAPQLPWHTLRTPIADLAGCLAFAAGALGKLATDVLTLCRTEIAEVAEGSGGGSSAMPHKANPVRSTLIAAAARRAPQLAATLYGSLAAEDERPAGAWHAEWEPLRDLLRLVGGAARDAAELTQGLRVHADVMRGHLDLTHGLIVSERLSAELSAVLGRGRAKELLTRLAPRTYAEGRSLAELLSEEPDLKDVDLDDLTDPARYTGSAGALTDRALERR, encoded by the coding sequence GTGACGCCTGCCGAGTCCTGTGCCGGTCTGCTCGCCCCCGGGTGGACCGGCTCCCCCGCCGCCTCCGCGACCACCGACAGCGCCTTCCTCCAGGCACTGCTGGACGCGGAGGCCGCGCTGACCCGCGCCCAGGAAGCCCTGGGGCTGGCCCCGGCGGGTGCCGGAGCGGCTGTGACCTCGGCGGCGGACGCGGGCGCCTTCGACGCGCACTCCCTCGCGGAGCGCGCCCGTGGCGGCGGGAACCCGGTGATCCCCCTGGTCGCGGACCTCACCAAGGCGGTCGGCGGCGCGCACGGACCGTACGTCCACCGGGGCGCGACCAGCCAGGACATCATGGACACGGCGACGATGCTGGTCGCCCGGCGCACCCTGGACCTCGTCCTCGACGACCTCGGCAGCACGGCGGCGGCCCTGGCCCGGCTGGCCGCCGAGCACCGCGACACCGCGATGCCGGGGCGGACGCTCACCCAGCAGGCCGTACCGACGACGTTCGGGCTGAAGGCGGCCGGCTGGCGGGCACTGGTCCTTGACGCACGGGACCGCGTCACCGCCGTACGGGACGGGCTGCCCGCCCAACTCGGTGGCGCGGCCGGCACATTGGCGGCCTTCACGGCGTACGGCGCCGAGGACGCGACCGTGCTGCCCACCGCCTACGCGCGTGAACTCGGCCTCGCGGCACCGCAGTTGCCCTGGCACACCCTGCGCACCCCGATCGCCGACCTCGCCGGCTGTCTGGCCTTCGCGGCGGGGGCGCTCGGCAAACTGGCGACGGATGTGCTCACCCTCTGCCGTACCGAGATCGCGGAGGTCGCGGAGGGAAGCGGCGGCGGTTCCTCGGCCATGCCGCACAAGGCCAACCCCGTGCGGTCCACGCTGATCGCGGCCGCCGCCCGGCGCGCCCCGCAGCTCGCGGCCACGCTGTACGGGTCGCTGGCGGCGGAGGACGAGCGGCCGGCCGGGGCCTGGCACGCGGAGTGGGAGCCGCTGCGGGACCTGCTGCGGCTGGTCGGCGGGGCCGCGCGCGACGCCGCCGAGCTGACTCAGGGGCTGCGGGTCCACGCGGACGTCATGCGCGGCCATCTGGACCTCACCCACGGACTGATCGTCTCCGAGCGGCTGTCAGCCGAGCTGTCGGCCGTCCTGGGACGCGGCCGGGCCAAGGAACTGCTCACCCGGCTCGCCCCGCGCACCTACGCGGAGGGCCGTTCTCTTGCCGAACTCCTCTCCGAGGAACCGGATTTGAAGGACGTCGACCTCGACGACCTCACCGACCCCGCCCGCTACACCGGCTCCGCCGGAGCCCTCACCGACCGTGCCCTGGAGCGACGTTGA
- the pcaD gene encoding 3-oxoadipate enol-lactonase, with translation MTEKLLNHRAEGPTSGPTLILGPSLGTSLALWDKVAPELSVTHRVVRFDLPGHGGTPAGLIGPGATIADLAGLVLTLADSLGIERFAYAGVSLGGAIGQYLAVHHPERVSSLAVICSSAHFNGAKPWQERAELVRREGLAGLAETADARWFTPGFTVPELVDDHRNADPAGYAACCDALGAFDIREDLHRITVPTLVVAGREDPATPPAHLREIADAVPGASLTEISGASHLAVVERPEAVLAALRGHFDGHARRGMEVRREVFGDAYVDRAQTRQTPFTARFQDFISRYAWGEIWTDPTLTRRERSMITLTALVAHGHYDELALHVRAARRNGLTPEEIGAVLLQTAVYCGVPAANSAFATAQRVLAEEEA, from the coding sequence TTGACCGAGAAGCTGCTCAACCACCGTGCGGAGGGCCCCACTTCCGGGCCCACGCTGATCCTCGGCCCCTCCCTCGGCACGTCCCTCGCGCTGTGGGACAAGGTGGCGCCCGAGCTGTCCGTGACCCACCGCGTGGTCCGCTTCGACCTGCCGGGGCACGGCGGCACCCCCGCCGGTCTCATCGGCCCGGGCGCGACCATCGCCGACCTGGCCGGGCTGGTGCTGACGCTCGCCGACTCGCTCGGCATCGAGCGGTTCGCGTACGCGGGTGTCTCGCTCGGCGGGGCGATCGGACAGTATCTCGCCGTGCACCACCCGGAGCGGGTCTCCTCCCTCGCCGTGATCTGCTCCTCCGCCCATTTCAACGGCGCCAAGCCGTGGCAGGAGCGCGCCGAGCTGGTCCGCCGGGAGGGGCTGGCGGGGCTCGCGGAGACGGCCGACGCCCGGTGGTTCACGCCCGGGTTCACCGTGCCGGAGCTGGTCGACGACCACCGCAACGCCGACCCGGCGGGGTACGCCGCCTGCTGCGACGCGCTCGGCGCGTTCGACATCCGTGAGGACCTGCACCGGATCACCGTCCCGACCCTCGTCGTCGCCGGCCGCGAGGACCCGGCGACGCCGCCCGCGCATCTGCGGGAGATCGCGGACGCGGTACCGGGGGCTTCGCTGACCGAGATCTCCGGCGCGTCCCATCTGGCCGTCGTCGAGCGTCCCGAGGCCGTGCTGGCCGCGCTGCGCGGGCACTTCGACGGACACGCGCGGCGGGGCATGGAGGTGCGCCGCGAGGTCTTCGGCGACGCGTACGTGGACCGCGCCCAGACCCGGCAGACGCCCTTCACCGCCCGTTTCCAGGACTTCATCTCGCGCTACGCCTGGGGCGAGATCTGGACCGACCCGACGCTCACCCGCCGCGAACGCAGCATGATCACGCTGACGGCACTGGTGGCCCACGGCCACTACGACGAGCTGGCCCTCCACGTACGGGCGGCCCGCCGCAACGGCCTCACCCCCGAGGAGATCGGCGCCGTGCTGCTCCAGACCGCCGTGTACTGCGGGGTCCCCGCCGCGAACTCGGCGTTCGCGACGGCCCAGAGGGTACTGGCGGAGGAGGAAGCCTAG